The Pirellulales bacterium genomic interval ATACTTCGCGCCGAGCGACTCGTCTTCCCAGACGACCGCCTTCATGCGCACCAGGTCGATGACGCCCTTGAAGTTGTTTTCAGCGCCAATCGGCAGCTGGATCGCCACCGGCTTCGCGCCGAGACGCTTCTTGATGTCGTCGAGGCACTGGTAAAAATTCGCGCCGATCTTGTCCATCTTGTTGGCGAACACGATGCGCGGCACGTGATACTTGTCGCCCTGGCGCCAGACGGTCTCCGTCTGCGGCTCTACGCCCTGGTTCGAATCCAGCACGCATACCGCGCCGTCGAGGACGCGCAGCGAACGCTCCACCTCGATCGTGAAATCGACGTGGCCTGGCGTGTCGATGATGTTGAGGCGCTTGCCGTTCCAGATGGCGGTCGTCGCGGCCGACGTAATCGTGATGCCGCGCTCCTGCTCCTGCTCCATCCAGTCCATCGTGGCAGCGCCATCGTGGACTTCGCCGATCTTGTGGCTCTTGCCCGTGTAGTAAAGAATCCGCTCGGTCGTCGTGGTCTTGCCGGCATCAATGTGGGCCATGATGCCGAAGTTGCGGTAGTCTTCGAGTCTATGGGTGCGCGGCATCGGGGGCGGCCTCTAATTCGTTACCAGCGATAGTGCGAGAACGCGCGGTTGGCTTCCGCCATCCGGTGCGTGTCTTCGCGCTTCTTCACCGCGTTGCCGCGGTTGTTGGCGGCGTCAAGCAGCTCCCCCGAGAGCTTGTCCACCATCGTCTTCTCGTTCCGGCCACGCGCGGCCGTCAGCAGCCAGCGGATCGCCAGCGCCTGGCGGCGGTCCGAGCGAACCTCGACCGGCACCTGATAGGTCGCACCACCGACGCGGCGCGAGCGCACTTCGATGGACGGTGCGACGTTATCGAGCGCGTTGCGGAAAATCGCCAGCGGATCCTGCTTCGTCTTCGCCTGGATGACGTCGAAGGCGCCGTAAACGATCTGCTCGGCGACCGACTTCTTCCCGTGGCTCATCACCGAGTTCATGAACTTGGTCACGACCTCGTTCTTGAACTTCGGGTCGGGAGTGAT includes:
- a CDS encoding GTP-binding protein produces the protein MPRTHRLEDYRNFGIMAHIDAGKTTTTERILYYTGKSHKIGEVHDGAATMDWMEQEQERGITITSAATTAIWNGKRLNIIDTPGHVDFTIEVERSLRVLDGAVCVLDSNQGVEPQTETVWRQGDKYHVPRIVFANKMDKIGANFYQCLDDIKKRLGAKPVAIQLPIGAENNFKGVIDLVRMKAVVWEDESLGAKYHDEEIPADMADEAAKYRAELVEAAVELDDVALAAFFDGKEPDEATLKKLIRRAVIESKFFPVLAGSAFKNKGVQTLLDAVVDYLPSPLDVPAIKGVDLKGNETVRHSTDDEPLAMLAFKVMDDPFVGSLT
- the rpsG gene encoding 30S ribosomal protein S7, giving the protein MSRRHRADKREITPDPKFKNEVVTKFMNSVMSHGKKSVAEQIVYGAFDVIQAKTKQDPLAIFRNALDNVAPSIEVRSRRVGGATYQVPVEVRSDRRQALAIRWLLTAARGRNEKTMVDKLSGELLDAANNRGNAVKKREDTHRMAEANRAFSHYRW